The genomic interval CCAGGTACTGCCTTCGGGGAAGCTGACCGGATGCAGATCGAAGGTCATTCGCGCATCTTCCCACACCACTTTGTTGCCACCAGAGGTTCGGTATGAGTAAGGAAATGCCACGCTGGCGCCGCAGCCAATAATGAGGCATAGCCCGATCAGCTTTTGCAGGCTGGAGCGGCGATTGCGGCTTCGTGAGCGTGAACGGAAGAAGAGGAGCGCGCCAAGGCTGAGTGGCAGACCAGCCATCAAGCTCAACGGGCTGCTGCCGGAGGATGATGAAGGTCGCGTGGCGCTCAGCTCGCCATCAGGCGGCGCAGCCGGCTTCTCGGTGCCTTGTCGGGGCGCAGTCGTGGGAGAGACATTCTTTTGCTCTTGCTGCAATTTGATAGGAGTGCGCTTGATCTCTTCAGCAAGCTGCCGGACGTTGACCAGGAACTCCATCGCGGTCATGGCCTGTCGCAGTCCACGTCGAGGATTGGTTTTGACAGGTTGACTGACTTGCCCTGTTTCAGTGATGCCGCCAAAGGCACTGCCATCGGCCTTTAACTGGACAGCCTCTTCAGCTTTGAGCAGCTCACCATTGCGAATTCCTAAAATAGGCCGACCGGCGGCATCCAGGATCGTCTCACGGCCTTGATCATCTATCTCGATGCGGAAGTATCCCTGCGACCAGCCGACTAACGGGCAGATGGCCTGACCGTTGCCATGAGCGAAGAGCAAGACCTGCTGGTCTCGTTCAAACATTGGCACTTCGCCGACCTCAATCGTGGTATCGCCGACGGTGCCACCTTCAAACCGCAACTCAACGGTGCTACCGACTTGACCTTTGAGCGCCTCACTCAGCGCGAACGTCACGAATGTATAAGTGGTGGTATGATCGGGTGACCATTCGCTGCGAATATCAATGACGCGACCGGTGAAGATCATCTCCGCTTCATTGGTCAGTTCATTCAGGTTTTTGGGAATGAGCGTCGTCGCCCACGTCATGGTGGCGCTGGCGCTCACGATCAATGTGAGGATCAGTGCGTATCGTAGTAGTGTGTGCATCGTTTTATCTCCTTTGGTGTGATGTGTGTTGCTCATAACTCAGAGCGAGCTGTTGTGCAACCGCTGTGCCATCAGTAGAAGAGGTCTCAGAGATGGTGCAGGCCTATTGGTCAGAGCTTGTCACGACAATGCGTTACGCTTCGTCAGCCGCATCCACCAAGATGATCGCTCTCCATTGCGCTTGAGATAGACCGGCCCGCTCAAGGTTGACATCGGAATCTGCTTTCAGTCGGTAAATTGCGCACGCATCGCCAGTTGATCGAACGTGGTAACGAAATTAACGTTTTGTGAACGTCGTTGACAGGCGGGTGATCTCGTGGTAGGCTGGCGGCAAACTTGCAGCATCCACCCATCGTCATCATGGGGAATGGATGGTTCGTAATTGGACGTGAAGGAGGCGCAATGTCACAATCAACCAAAGCCACACAGATCAACGTCATGACTCCGGCAGAAGACAAGCTGCTGGCCATTTTGAATATATGTCAAAAGATGAATTCAGAGCGCGATTTGCCGGCTCTTTTTAACTTGATTGCCCGTGAGGCGGCGCGATTACTTGAGGCCGACCGAGCGAGCATCTTCCTATTGGATAAAGAGCGAAGTGAATTGTGGTCCATCGTGGCGCTTGAGAGTGATCCCATTCGGTTTGACGCGCGACTCGGTATTGCCGGCGCAGTGGCGTTGACTGGCCGGGCAGTCAATGTGCCGGATGTAAGTCGAGACCCACGCTTCAATCCGGGCATTGATGCGCGGACGCGCTACCGCACAAAGAGTGTTCTAGCCGTTCCGCTGCGGAATCATGAAGGCGAGGTGATTGGAACCTTCGAGGTGCTCAACAAAAAGACAAGCGAAATGTTTACTCAAGCCGACGAAGACCTACTCAACGCATTAGCTGCTCATGCAGCGATTGCGCTGGAGACGGCTCAACTGTTGGGTGAACTGAAACAGCATCGCGATCAGTTGCTCGAAGAAAATACGCAATTATGGCGCGAAGTTGAAGGCCGTTTCTCGGCTCACAACATCCTTGGCACAAGTGAAAAGATTCAGCACATCGTCCGACTTATCGAACAAATCAGCGACACGACAGTCAACGTGCTCATCACCGGCGAGAGCGGCACGGGGAAAGAGATGGTGGCCAAAGCGATTCATTACAACAGCCCACGTGCGCGACAGCCGTTCGTGGCGTTGAATTGCGCTGCCTTGCCGGAGAACCTTGTCGAGAGTGAACTCTTTGGCATTGAAAAAGGCGTCGCGACGGGCGTAGATCGCCGGATCGGCAAGTTTGAAGAAGCTGACGGGGGCACGTTGTTTCTGGATGAAATCGGCGATCTGAGCCTGAGCGCGCAGGCGAAAATTCTGCGCGTGCTCCAAGAAAAAGTCGTTGAGCGTGTCGGCGGTCGAAAGCTCATTCCGGTTGATGCTCGCGTGTTGGCTGCGACCAATAAAGACTTGGAAGCGGAAATCAAGAAAGGAACGTTTCGTGAAGACCTCTACTATCGGTTAAAGGTCATTCATATTCAAACGCCGCCATTGCGAGAGATTCCACAAGATATACCACTCTTGGCCAACTATTTTTTGAATAAGTACTGCCAGGAGATGAACCGCGAGCCGAAGCGATTATCGGCTGGGGCGCTCCGCTGCCTGACCGGATACGCCTGGCCAGGCAATGTGCGACAGCTCGAAAATGAAATGAAGCGCCTGGCTGTTTTTGTGCGGCGCACGATTGTAACCGAAGAAGATTTGTCAGACGCAATCCGCAGCCCCGGACCTGCCAAGTTGCTGGCCGGCATTCAATCGGGCCGCTCGCTCAAGGAGGTTGTTGAGGAGATTGAGAAGCGGATGATCCTGGAGGCGCTGGACAATTGCCGATGGAATCAATTGCAAGCGGCCAAGGTCTTGGGTCTGAGTCGGCAGGGCCTGATCAAAAAGATGAAGCGGTATGGGATCAAAAATGGATGACGTTGACGTTGATTGACCTGTGCGTCTACACTTGTGCCGTCTTTACCGATCACCAGCGCACCTGAGGGTGCGTCAGGATATTCCAAAGCAGCCCGGTGCTCAAAACAGGAGTGGCGATGATGAGACGTTGGTTGGTTTTCACGTGTTTGTTGGTATTGCTTTGCGTTGGCGTTGAACGGCATCGGTTAGCAGTAGCGCAACAGTTCTCCTCTGCGCAGAATCTTTCCAATACCCCTTCGCCTTCAACAGAACCCGGTATTGCCATAGCGCGCGCGACAGGCAATATCCATGTTGTCTGGGCTGATGCCGGGCGCATCTTGTTGCGTCGGACGACGGGTGACAATACCAACTTCGGCGCTGCCGTCACTGTAGCCGTCGGTTTTTCCAGCACAGCAGAGCCGGATGTGGCAGTTGACCAAACTGGCAACAACATCTATGTGGCATTTGCTGCAACTTTGCCCGGCGGAGGCGGACAAGTCGCCAGAATATATTTCTGTCGTTCAACCAACGCCGGCGCTAACTTTTCGCAACCGGTGGTTCTTTCCACAGGTACACAAGCCACAGCTCCTGCTCTTGCTACCGACATGGCTGGCCGGAATGTCTATGTTGTTTGGTCTGAGGTGAACCCCGATGGTCGGCCTGTTATTTCACTTCGACGTTCGAGCGACGGTGGCGTGTCTTTTGGTCCTTCGCTCACCTTATCGGCTCCTGCTGATACGAGGCCTTCTCAGCCCGATGTTGCCGTTGATCAAACGACCGGCGTATACGTCGTGTGGCATTCGCAGGTAGATTCACAGACGACTCCATTCCGCATTCGGTTTGTCCGTTCAACGAATCAGGCCGCGACATTCTCCGCGCCGACAACTATCTCAACCACTCCAGGGCCATCTACGGAACCAGCCATAGCGGTTGATGAACTGGGCTTGTTTAGCATCGTCTGGGCTGAGAACGGCGGCCCGCTGCCCGGCATTTTGCATGCTCGGTCTACGTTGCAAGGAACGCTTTCGGTAACGCGTGCAATTGCGCCGACATCGCCGGGCGAGGCCGCTTCACATCCCAACGTTGCGATTGACAGTAGTGGCGCAATCAATGTCGTTGGCGCGTTGGCTATCTCTGGTATCACAGCACTGCCTGCCGAAGTCTACTTCGCTCGCTCGACGAACAACGGGGCCAGCTTTTCCTCAGCCGTCAACCTGTCTCAGACAGCAGGTAATTCAATTCTTCCGGTCATCGCCGCGCAAACCACGGGCAATCTGGCCATCGCCTGGGATGATAATTCAACGG from Blastocatellia bacterium carries:
- a CDS encoding matrixin family metalloprotease gives rise to the protein MHTLLRYALILTLIVSASATMTWATTLIPKNLNELTNEAEMIFTGRVIDIRSEWSPDHTTTYTFVTFALSEALKGQVGSTVELRFEGGTVGDTTIEVGEVPMFERDQQVLLFAHGNGQAICPLVGWSQGYFRIEIDDQGRETILDAAGRPILGIRNGELLKAEEAVQLKADGSAFGGITETGQVSQPVKTNPRRGLRQAMTAMEFLVNVRQLAEEIKRTPIKLQQEQKNVSPTTAPRQGTEKPAAPPDGELSATRPSSSSGSSPLSLMAGLPLSLGALLFFRSRSRSRNRRSSLQKLIGLCLIIGCGASVAFPYSYRTSGGNKVVWEDARMTFDLHPVSFPEGSTWNLNAQYAMSDWNAVTGSAFRFYVRTRSTNHHDHNNGINSVVFMNGSSFDSSSILAVTFHTASGDEIRDKDVWFNVDQPYVPGLDADAAPPYSNFSFRGVARHEFGHALGLRHEDRSVVATMNSIYSYGAAVEGFHADDRAGVRFLYPGSGSERNLYASNWVKRTDSESTAAVRVNALPTRIRRGQSVTLEYSFGNRGNLNSGNFEIGFYLSSNNIISTGDRLLGFNTGAFANAGGFGSFTRTLTIPADVTPGTYFIGVFMDRTGIVTESSEGDNGLAHYQSIIVDP
- a CDS encoding sigma-54-dependent Fis family transcriptional regulator, whose translation is MSQSTKATQINVMTPAEDKLLAILNICQKMNSERDLPALFNLIAREAARLLEADRASIFLLDKERSELWSIVALESDPIRFDARLGIAGAVALTGRAVNVPDVSRDPRFNPGIDARTRYRTKSVLAVPLRNHEGEVIGTFEVLNKKTSEMFTQADEDLLNALAAHAAIALETAQLLGELKQHRDQLLEENTQLWREVEGRFSAHNILGTSEKIQHIVRLIEQISDTTVNVLITGESGTGKEMVAKAIHYNSPRARQPFVALNCAALPENLVESELFGIEKGVATGVDRRIGKFEEADGGTLFLDEIGDLSLSAQAKILRVLQEKVVERVGGRKLIPVDARVLAATNKDLEAEIKKGTFREDLYYRLKVIHIQTPPLREIPQDIPLLANYFLNKYCQEMNREPKRLSAGALRCLTGYAWPGNVRQLENEMKRLAVFVRRTIVTEEDLSDAIRSPGPAKLLAGIQSGRSLKEVVEEIEKRMILEALDNCRWNQLQAAKVLGLSRQGLIKKMKRYGIKNG